The following are from one region of the Silene latifolia isolate original U9 population chromosome 9, ASM4854445v1, whole genome shotgun sequence genome:
- the LOC141601836 gene encoding uncharacterized protein LOC141601836, with protein MANSAANMNFAGKVHSSGSFNTNPCYAKNEWIVDSGASDHMSGYKDIFISLLPLTRPILVGLPDGSTKLVVFSGSVCILPTLIIHNVLYVPEFKYNLLFVGRLLSTSQLLIQFSVENCVIQDPASNLTVAVCPRVAGLYRLRGSHSHAQVVQKCVDSHKCNKVIVPELNKGLNGNKSCNKGLNCSSSVDSQNLRNTHVDLLYARLGHTSLVKMQHISVVPCNRMKDYFCDTCVPTFTGAHYFLTIMEDHNRSSSQSLFPSIPDTVDEGDFPFTILTNNNSQTTSVIEQERSDTTVETTVINPDTNASIPDESTDTQHQTERRSIRHRQIPPRLQDYVCPTLKNTSDAFSVFDMQSYSSEYIASLNNVLSTGEPSTYSQAKTDPQWVTAMEKELQALESNGTWKLTSLVPSFLPIGSKWVYKVKFNPDGTVERYKARLVAKGCSQVEGKDYKNIFSPVAKFCTVRILLAVAAIKGWPINQLDINNTFLHGFIEEEVYMRPPEGYFKAKPHQVCKLKRSLYGLK; from the exons atGGCTAATTCTGCAGCCAATATGAACTTTGCAGGTAAAGTTCATTCCTCTGGCTCTTTTAATACTAATCCTTGTTATGCTAAGAATGAATGGATAGTAGATTCTGGTGCCAGTGACCACATGAGTGGGTACAAAGATATATTCATCAGTCTTCTGCCTTTAACTAGACCTATTTTAGTTGGTTTACCTGATGGATCCACTAAGTTAGTTGTATTTTCTGGTAGTGTTTGCATTTTGCCTACATTAATCATTCATAATGTGCTATACGTTCCTGAATTTAAGTATAATTTGCTTTTTGTAGGGCGGTTATTAAGTACTTCTCAGCTACTAATACAATTTTCTGTTGAAAATTGTGTGATACAGGACCCTGCTTCTAATCTCACTGTTGCAGTGTGTCCAAGAGTGGCTGGATTATACAGACTTAGAGGAAGTCATAGTCATGCTCAAGTAGTGCAGAAATGTGTTGATAGCCACAAGTGTAATAAAGTTATAGTTCCTGAATTAAATAAGGGTCTGAACGGCAACAAGAGTTGTAATAAGGGTTTGAACTGTAGTTCTAGTGTTGATTCACAGAATTTAAGGAATACTCATGTGGATCTGTTATATGCTAGGTTAGGGCATACATCTCTTGTAAAGATGCAACACATTTCTGTAGTACCTTGCAATAGAATGAAAGATTATTTTTGTGATACTTGT GTGCCCACTTTCACAGGGGCACATTATTTTCTCACCATTATGGAAGATCACAACAGG TCTAGTAGTCAGAGTTTGTTCCCTTCTATACCTGACACTGTTGATGAAGGTGATTTTCCTTTCACCATCCTCACAAACAATAATTCTCAAACTACATCTGTCATAGAACAAGAAAGGAGTGATACTACAGTTGAGACAACTGTAATCAATCCAGATACTAATGCTTCAATACCAGATGAATCTACTGATACACAACATCAGACAGAAAGGAGATCTATTAGACACAGGCAAATACCTCCAAGACTTCAGGACTATGTTTGTCCAACTTTGAAGAATACTTCCGATGCTTTCTCTGTGTTTGACATGCAATCTTATTCTTCTGAATATATTGCTTCTCTCAACAATGTCCTTAGCACAGGAGAACCCTCTACCTACTCACAAGCTAAAACTGATCCTCAGTGGGTCACCGCAATGGAGAAGGAACTTCAGGCTCTTGAGAGCAATGGAACCTGGAAATTGACCTCTCTGGTTCCTAGTTTTTTACCAATTGGATCCAAGTGGGTGTACAAAGTAAAGTTCAACCCAGATGGAACTGTTGAACGTTACAAAGCTCGGTTAGTTGCGAAGGGATGTAGCCAAGTTGAGGGAAAGGATTACAAGAATATTTTTTCTCCAGTAGCCAAATTCTGTACTGTCAGAATATTATTGGCGGTTGCTGCAATTAAAGGGTGGCCAATTAATCAATTGGACATCAATAATACTTTTTTGCACGGTTTCATAGAAGAAGAAGTATATATGCGGCCACCAGAAGGTTATTTCAAGGCAAAGCCACATCAAGtttgcaaacttaagagatcttTGTATGGTTTAAAATAG